Proteins found in one Candidatus Poribacteria bacterium genomic segment:
- a CDS encoding histidine phosphatase family protein, whose product MEIILIRHGDPDYANDTLTPKGHEEAKRLAEFLADVPIDAIFQSPNGRARHTCQYTARIKGIEPVTLEWLREVGIMRGDLYLWNAPGTLFLSGSSLPTYEDCLEPHGAMPEGKAQFDRVSNGFDEVMSSFGYVKSGHLYRVENPSDKTIAFFSHHGVIVTLLSYLLHWPLPLAFVHCTIDPTGLTRLRMVEHDGFAQPKMIAFNCLTHLVGARHSSNASPLPGSSADG is encoded by the coding sequence GTGGAGATTATCCTCATACGGCATGGTGACCCTGACTACGCGAACGATACCTTAACCCCGAAAGGCCACGAGGAGGCGAAACGATTGGCCGAGTTTCTGGCCGATGTGCCCATAGATGCCATCTTTCAGAGCCCGAACGGGCGGGCACGCCATACCTGTCAATATACGGCCAGGATAAAGGGGATTGAACCCGTGACCCTGGAGTGGCTCCGCGAGGTTGGGATCATGAGGGGGGATCTCTATCTGTGGAACGCCCCGGGAACCCTTTTCCTCAGCGGATCGTCGCTGCCGACCTATGAGGACTGCCTCGAACCTCACGGCGCTATGCCCGAGGGGAAGGCGCAGTTCGATCGCGTCTCCAATGGGTTCGATGAGGTCATGAGCTCCTTCGGTTACGTGAAGTCGGGTCATCTCTACCGGGTCGAGAACCCCAGCGACAAGACGATAGCCTTTTTCTCCCATCACGGGGTTATCGTGACCTTGCTGAGCTATCTTCTGCACTGGCCCTTACCTCTGGCCTTCGTTCATTGCACCATCGATCCAACGGGGTTAACTCGGCTGCGGATGGTGGAGCATGATGGCTTCGCCCAACCGAAGATGATCGCATTTAACTGTCTCACCCATTTAGTAGGGGCGAGGCATTCCTCGAATGCCTCGCCCCTACCGGGAAGCTCGGCGGACGGTTGA
- a CDS encoding D-aminoacylase gives MDVLIRGGQVIDGSGGEPVKADLLIRGERIERIGRLPSEISDKVQTVIDATGLIVAPGFIDAHGHTSYELLVEPSAESKVAQGITTEISGNCGFSPGPLLIEPLRRERDDWCSRYGVEVRWRKIGEFLDILESQGIGYNYATMVGHGVIRADVIGYEARSPRGDELDRMGYLLEEALEQGAIGMSSGLFYPPGSYSEIDELSSLCRILQRFDGVYATHIRDEGDNLIESVQEAIETIRDSEVPLQISHHKATRKRNWGKVRRTLHMIEEANAQGLDVSCDQYPYTAGATSLKMLIPKWAHEGGDERLLQRLGEPDALERIRSYLEDLYPTRDEWHTVMVSEVVSEELKGFEGKRLDEVADELNTSPFDALIHLLRRDKVRTSMITFLMCEDDVIEVMRFPMTMFGTDGSVKGFRGKLKVGKPHPRCFGTFPRILGRYVRQGGVMDLPEAIRRMTSLPARKFRLKGRGLIRPGYFADIVIFDPDRIIDRGTYENPQQKPEGIHHVLVNGTPVILNGVLTGALPGKVLRSK, from the coding sequence ATGGATGTTCTGATACGTGGAGGACAGGTGATAGACGGAAGTGGAGGAGAACCCGTGAAGGCCGATCTCCTCATACGGGGAGAGAGGATCGAGAGGATCGGTCGGTTGCCCTCGGAGATCTCGGATAAGGTTCAGACCGTCATAGATGCCACCGGCCTGATCGTCGCCCCCGGGTTCATCGACGCACACGGGCACACGAGCTATGAACTTCTGGTCGAACCCTCGGCGGAGAGCAAGGTCGCCCAGGGTATCACGACCGAGATATCCGGCAACTGCGGTTTCTCGCCCGGACCGCTGCTGATCGAACCCCTCCGGCGTGAACGGGATGATTGGTGTTCCAGATACGGGGTTGAGGTGAGGTGGCGGAAGATCGGGGAATTCCTGGATATACTGGAATCGCAGGGGATAGGATACAACTACGCCACGATGGTCGGTCACGGCGTGATCCGAGCCGATGTCATCGGATATGAGGCGAGATCGCCTAGGGGAGATGAGCTGGACCGCATGGGATACCTACTGGAGGAGGCGCTGGAGCAAGGGGCCATCGGAATGTCGTCAGGGCTCTTCTACCCGCCGGGAAGCTACTCGGAGATCGATGAGCTCTCCTCGCTCTGTCGGATACTGCAAAGGTTCGACGGGGTCTACGCCACTCATATACGAGACGAGGGGGATAACCTGATCGAATCGGTTCAGGAGGCCATCGAAACGATCCGAGATTCGGAGGTCCCCCTTCAGATCTCCCATCATAAAGCCACCAGGAAACGCAACTGGGGGAAGGTGAGACGGACGCTTCACATGATCGAAGAGGCCAACGCTCAGGGGCTGGATGTCTCATGCGATCAGTATCCGTATACTGCCGGGGCCACCTCACTCAAGATGCTGATACCGAAATGGGCTCATGAAGGCGGAGACGAACGGCTGCTCCAGCGGCTCGGCGAGCCCGATGCCCTGGAGAGGATCCGATCATACCTGGAGGATCTGTATCCGACACGGGATGAATGGCATACCGTCATGGTTTCTGAGGTCGTCAGCGAGGAGCTTAAAGGGTTTGAAGGCAAAAGATTGGATGAGGTGGCCGATGAGTTGAACACCTCTCCCTTTGACGCCCTGATACATCTGTTGCGCCGGGACAAGGTTCGAACCTCCATGATCACCTTCCTCATGTGTGAGGATGACGTGATCGAGGTGATGCGGTTCCCGATGACGATGTTCGGGACGGACGGATCGGTGAAGGGGTTCAGGGGGAAGCTCAAGGTCGGCAAGCCACATCCGCGCTGTTTCGGAACCTTCCCTCGCATACTGGGAAGATATGTCCGTCAGGGCGGTGTGATGGATCTGCCGGAGGCGATCAGACGGATGACCTCCCTCCCTGCCAGGAAATTCCGTCTGAAGGGAAGAGGATTGATACGGCCGGGGTATTTCGCCGATATCGTGATATTCGATCCCGATCGCATCATCGACAGGGGAACATACGAAAATCCCCAACAGAAGCCGGAGGGAATCCATCATGTTCTGGTGAACGGGACGCCCGTGATTCTAAACGGCGTCCTCACGGGGGCGCTTCCGGGAAAGGTGCTGAGATCCAAGTAG
- a CDS encoding FAD-dependent oxidoreductase: MDVIVQDRVTLPMLDKCDVVVVGGGLSGVAAAVATARKGMDTVLVAERSYLGKEVVSSRSCILDQTDKVLSPAIKEEIIGILQEAGGYKRNRIDVSILQLVLDRLLRESLVRIYFLSKASGAVVEDGAVKGVIIANKSGRQIISCDLVVDASDGAVVARLAGARFQREDEFITVRSSFVVNNSALETPVVVRVPSEMELADDRVYIDPTLWNGELIVTFYLYGRYNPTNPRSFSTASFNSMRKVFEIMNYLKGNVPGFENAMLTGISDEPLFLNGPRIVGQDMVTFHEAIAEHIVPPGVGCAVTYMEDMNEETALFYIPYGCLRPRGLRGILVCSPHISVDQVIQPFLYQFSNAIQLGESTGRFITGVLRRGG; encoded by the coding sequence GTGGATGTGATCGTTCAGGATAGGGTTACTCTGCCGATGTTGGATAAATGCGACGTGGTGGTCGTGGGCGGAGGGCTTTCGGGAGTTGCCGCCGCCGTGGCCACAGCGAGGAAAGGGATGGATACGGTCCTGGTTGCCGAAAGGAGTTACCTCGGTAAGGAGGTGGTCTCATCCCGTTCCTGTATTCTGGACCAAACCGATAAGGTCCTCTCGCCGGCGATAAAGGAGGAGATAATCGGGATATTACAGGAAGCGGGGGGGTATAAGAGGAATAGGATCGATGTCTCTATACTACAGCTTGTTTTGGATAGGCTCCTTCGGGAATCCCTCGTAAGGATCTATTTCCTCTCCAAGGCAAGCGGGGCGGTTGTCGAGGACGGGGCCGTTAAAGGGGTCATAATCGCCAATAAATCCGGAAGGCAGATCATCTCGTGTGATCTGGTGGTCGATGCCTCAGATGGGGCCGTGGTCGCCCGTTTGGCGGGTGCTCGCTTTCAGAGGGAGGACGAGTTTATAACGGTCAGGAGCTCATTCGTAGTCAATAACTCCGCTCTGGAAACGCCCGTCGTCGTCAGGGTGCCCTCTGAGATGGAGCTCGCTGACGATCGAGTCTATATCGATCCGACCCTCTGGAACGGCGAACTGATCGTCACCTTCTACCTTTACGGCAGATACAATCCCACAAATCCCAGATCCTTCTCCACGGCCAGCTTCAACTCGATGAGAAAGGTTTTCGAGATCATGAACTATCTGAAGGGAAACGTGCCTGGATTTGAAAACGCCATGCTCACGGGGATCAGCGATGAACCGCTGTTCCTCAACGGCCCCAGGATCGTCGGCCAGGATATGGTGACCTTTCATGAAGCTATAGCCGAGCATATCGTTCCGCCGGGGGTGGGATGTGCTGTGACCTATATGGAGGATATGAACGAGGAGACCGCATTGTTCTATATCCCATATGGATGTCTTAGACCTCGCGGGCTTAGAGGTATACTGGTCTGCAGCCCTCATATCTCCGTCGATCAGGTGATACAGCCGTTCCTGTATCAATTTTCAAACGCTATCCAGCTTGGGGAAAGCACCGGCAGATTTATAACTGGCGTGCTCCGAAGGGGAGGATAA
- a CDS encoding FAD-dependent oxidoreductase, producing the protein MEVREPVWIGDDCRSIDLPSREIEIVDKADVLVVGGGTAGVPAAIAAGRREADVVLVESNPFLGGTATAGKVHVYYYGVGGGLQAEIERKTLKLQERFEIKSFGLHPECKKLVLQEMARQAKVRTYLKTLAVGVIMEGNTVRGVIVENISGRKAIMAEVIVDATGDGDIAAMAGAEFRVGRETDGFTQPYSLPPVKLEEKGLRYVNFDAGWLDPSDIRDISKALLEARSHLWKDEGYRESDRYIEIATMLGVRESRWVIGDYVLTLMDQIENRRFPDVIARCWANYDNHAVDYENESELAQIWVSILGLWGKEIGCDVPYRSLLPKGIENLIVACRAISADHDAQMALRMQKTMEVIGEAAGIAAALSAKQGIPPRQLDPKKIQAILVQSGVLEPTVLDKAHYMEQPVSPKPGLNELIGKLAEEDNSETIWQITRYGGEAVPRLLELLSSDDKELRFSAAIALGILRRVEAAPELRRALTEEHRELSDPRAVPRRIAAAILLGMIGYSEAAPDLANILREPDIDPHSATFLIKALGKMGDPSCVDPIREYVQSELPDMPVKLSGGAVESSMRWSVDIAAGQVLMKFGDPMGEEIVRRYLDDPRSPVRRYAHKVLGGKG; encoded by the coding sequence ATGGAGGTTCGAGAGCCGGTATGGATCGGAGATGACTGTCGATCCATCGATCTCCCCTCAAGGGAGATCGAGATCGTCGATAAAGCCGACGTGCTGGTTGTGGGTGGTGGAACGGCAGGCGTTCCGGCCGCGATCGCCGCCGGGAGGCGAGAGGCCGATGTGGTGCTTGTGGAAAGTAATCCTTTCCTCGGTGGAACCGCCACAGCCGGCAAGGTACACGTATACTATTACGGCGTAGGAGGCGGACTGCAGGCTGAGATCGAAAGAAAAACCCTCAAGCTTCAGGAGAGATTCGAGATCAAATCCTTCGGCTTACATCCCGAATGCAAGAAACTCGTGCTACAGGAAATGGCGCGTCAGGCGAAGGTCAGAACCTATCTGAAGACCTTAGCCGTGGGCGTGATCATGGAGGGAAATACCGTCAGAGGCGTTATAGTCGAAAACATATCAGGACGAAAGGCTATAATGGCTGAGGTGATCGTGGATGCCACAGGTGATGGGGATATAGCCGCCATGGCCGGGGCGGAGTTTAGAGTGGGCAGGGAAACGGACGGGTTCACACAGCCCTACTCGTTGCCGCCGGTGAAGCTGGAGGAGAAAGGATTGAGATATGTTAACTTCGATGCAGGATGGCTTGATCCTTCGGATATAAGGGATATATCAAAAGCGCTCCTGGAAGCGAGATCACACCTGTGGAAGGATGAAGGATACAGGGAATCCGATAGATATATCGAAATCGCCACCATGCTCGGCGTCCGCGAGAGCAGATGGGTGATCGGCGATTATGTGCTGACGCTCATGGATCAGATCGAAAATAGGAGGTTCCCCGATGTCATCGCTCGATGCTGGGCGAATTACGACAATCACGCCGTCGATTATGAAAACGAGAGCGAACTGGCCCAGATATGGGTGTCGATCCTGGGCTTATGGGGTAAAGAGATAGGATGTGATGTGCCATACCGATCGCTCCTGCCTAAAGGGATTGAGAACTTGATCGTCGCCTGTAGGGCGATCTCAGCCGATCATGACGCTCAGATGGCGTTGAGGATGCAGAAAACGATGGAGGTCATCGGTGAGGCGGCAGGGATAGCAGCGGCGCTTTCGGCCAAGCAGGGTATACCTCCGAGACAGCTCGATCCCAAGAAAATACAGGCCATACTGGTGCAAAGCGGGGTGCTCGAGCCCACCGTCCTGGATAAAGCCCATTATATGGAACAACCCGTCTCGCCAAAACCGGGGCTTAACGAACTGATCGGGAAACTGGCGGAGGAGGATAACTCCGAAACGATATGGCAGATCACGAGATACGGCGGTGAAGCCGTTCCCAGGCTTCTTGAGCTTCTCTCATCAGACGATAAGGAGCTTCGGTTCTCCGCCGCCATCGCCCTCGGAATCTTGAGGCGTGTCGAAGCCGCCCCTGAACTGAGACGGGCTTTAACCGAGGAACACAGAGAACTGAGCGATCCGAGGGCCGTTCCCAGGCGTATAGCGGCGGCGATACTTCTGGGGATGATAGGGTATAGTGAAGCCGCGCCCGACCTCGCGAATATCCTTCGCGAACCGGATATAGATCCGCATTCCGCCACCTTCCTCATAAAGGCCCTTGGCAAGATGGGAGATCCCTCGTGCGTCGACCCGATCAGAGAATACGTCCAAAGCGAACTTCCCGACATGCCGGTTAAACTCAGCGGAGGCGCCGTGGAAAGCTCCATGCGTTGGAGCGTGGATATCGCCGCCGGTCAGGTTCTGATGAAGTTCGGCGATCCCATGGGAGAGGAGATCGTCAGAAGATATCTGGACGATCCCAGATCACCCGTCAGGAGATATGCACATAAAGTGCTCGGAGGGAAGGGATAA
- a CDS encoding SufD family Fe-S cluster assembly protein yields the protein MVPIATVTHPTAQVTHEAAIGSVDRKQLLTLMARGLREDEAVDVIIKGMLGREKDIG from the coding sequence ATGGTTCCGATCGCCACCGTCACACATCCCACCGCCCAGGTGACGCATGAAGCAGCCATAGGAAGCGTCGACAGGAAACAGCTTCTGACCCTGATGGCGCGGGGGCTGAGGGAGGATGAGGCAGTGGATGTGATCATAAAGGGCATGTTGGGCAGAGAGAAGGACATCGGATGA
- a CDS encoding DUF4380 domain-containing protein: MMRMYVGHLRPLLMLLLIAFVLPADARVKVERLTYHGWPDSCRITNGIVEVIAVPRIGRIMLYRFLDGENVLWDNPDWSGKLRSDAPKGVWANFGGDKVWPAPQNEWADVMGRRWPPDEAFDGGTFSFEVLPDGIRLTSPVSPHYGAQVIRELRLSSDSSRLLIRQRVKKLSPPVMNMIIWSVTQIKTPDLALMPLNPKSEFPEGFKLLGGGEVEETYRSRRGDLLLIRRHPEKATKVGADSPAGWLASFHGDLLFIQRCSFYPKAEYPDGGCNIEIYTNPDPLKYVELELLSPIHRPKKGESFAFDISWQLYKLPHIPRDDEERIRIVRKIME; the protein is encoded by the coding sequence ATGATGAGGATGTATGTGGGGCATCTGAGGCCGCTTTTGATGTTGTTGCTGATAGCCTTCGTCCTTCCGGCTGACGCTAGGGTGAAGGTGGAGAGGTTGACCTATCACGGTTGGCCCGACTCCTGTCGGATCACCAATGGCATCGTCGAGGTGATAGCGGTGCCGCGGATCGGCCGTATCATGCTGTATCGCTTCCTGGATGGGGAGAACGTGTTATGGGATAATCCCGATTGGAGCGGCAAGCTGAGATCGGATGCCCCAAAAGGCGTCTGGGCCAATTTCGGCGGCGATAAGGTCTGGCCCGCGCCTCAAAACGAATGGGCCGATGTGATGGGAAGGAGATGGCCTCCAGATGAGGCGTTCGACGGAGGTACCTTCTCGTTCGAGGTCCTGCCGGATGGGATTCGCCTGACCTCACCGGTAAGCCCTCACTACGGCGCTCAGGTGATACGCGAGCTTCGTCTCTCATCCGATAGCTCCCGATTGCTGATCAGACAGAGGGTGAAGAAACTCAGCCCGCCGGTGATGAATATGATCATATGGAGCGTGACTCAGATAAAAACCCCCGATCTGGCGCTTATGCCCTTAAACCCGAAAAGCGAATTCCCCGAAGGTTTCAAGCTGCTCGGCGGTGGTGAGGTGGAGGAGACATATCGATCTCGACGCGGAGATCTGCTCCTGATACGACGTCATCCTGAAAAGGCGACCAAGGTGGGAGCGGATTCACCCGCGGGATGGCTGGCATCCTTCCATGGCGACCTGCTCTTCATACAGCGCTGCAGCTTCTATCCGAAGGCCGAATATCCGGATGGAGGTTGTAACATCGAGATCTACACCAACCCTGATCCGCTGAAATACGTCGAGCTTGAGCTTTTAAGCCCTATACATCGGCCGAAAAAGGGTGAAAGCTTCGCGTTCGACATATCATGGCAGCTATATAAACTGCCACATATTCCTCGAGATGATGAAGAGAGAATCCGAATTGTAAGGAAAATTATGGAATAG
- a CDS encoding glycoside hydrolase family 127 protein, which yields MTDEFWAARLRQMREVTLPSQYELMEETGRIDNFRRASGKIKGEFKGIYFNDSDVYKWIEGCAYSLAYERAPKIEEMADKVIDEIAAAQREDGYLNTFYTFEKGEERWSNLRDMHELYCAGHLFHAAVAYHRATGRRKLLDVAIRFADHIYETFGPDKRPGTPGHPQIEMALVELYRETGDRRYLELSQFFVDQRGRGVIGGSPYHIDHKPFRELDEVVGHAVRSIYLNCGAADIYMETGENALMETLERLWHNMTQRRMYVTGGVGARHQGEAFGGDYELPNEHAYAETCAAVANAMWNWRMLLASGEEKFADVMELTIYNGALSGISLDGKCYFYVNPLSDRGEHRRQRWFGCACCPPNIIRLIGAVPGEIYSTSQGGIWVHLYASNTAEISLDRNRIRLTQRTRYPWDGEVEITIEPESEPEFSLMLRVPGWCDGADISVNGQKIASDVQPGRYFELKRSWRKGDKVELSIPMRVQMLTAHPRVESSWNRIAFKRGPIIFCLEHEDNPGFDVWCAGIRVNSEPIAEFRPDLLGGVMTVKCDGIASEMGIWEDKLYLPIGSVSQTERPVRITAIPYYAWANRDPGPMTVWMNRA from the coding sequence ATGACAGACGAGTTCTGGGCGGCGAGACTGCGTCAGATGAGGGAGGTAACCCTGCCGTCGCAGTATGAGCTTATGGAGGAGACAGGCAGGATAGATAACTTCAGGCGCGCCTCAGGCAAGATCAAGGGCGAGTTCAAGGGGATATACTTCAACGATTCAGACGTCTACAAGTGGATCGAAGGATGCGCCTACTCGCTGGCATATGAGAGAGCCCCGAAGATCGAGGAGATGGCCGATAAAGTGATAGACGAGATCGCCGCTGCACAACGTGAGGACGGATACCTGAACACCTTCTACACCTTTGAGAAGGGGGAGGAGAGATGGAGCAATCTGCGGGATATGCATGAGCTTTACTGCGCCGGACATCTGTTCCACGCCGCCGTGGCCTATCACAGGGCAACCGGCAGGAGGAAACTGCTGGATGTCGCCATACGATTCGCGGATCACATCTATGAGACCTTTGGCCCGGATAAACGACCCGGAACGCCCGGCCATCCGCAGATAGAGATGGCACTGGTAGAGCTCTACAGGGAGACCGGCGATCGGAGATATCTGGAGCTCTCACAGTTCTTCGTCGATCAGCGCGGAAGAGGCGTGATAGGCGGGAGCCCATATCACATAGACCATAAACCCTTCAGGGAGCTAGACGAGGTGGTGGGCCATGCCGTCAGATCCATCTACCTCAACTGCGGCGCGGCCGATATCTATATGGAGACGGGCGAAAACGCCCTGATGGAAACCCTCGAGCGCCTGTGGCACAATATGACTCAACGCAGGATGTACGTGACGGGAGGCGTCGGGGCAAGACATCAGGGCGAGGCGTTCGGCGGCGATTACGAACTGCCCAATGAGCATGCCTACGCCGAGACGTGCGCCGCCGTGGCGAACGCGATGTGGAACTGGAGAATGTTGCTCGCAAGCGGAGAGGAGAAATTCGCTGATGTGATGGAGCTGACGATCTATAACGGGGCGCTATCGGGCATATCCCTCGACGGGAAATGCTACTTCTACGTCAATCCCCTCTCAGATAGAGGGGAACATCGTCGACAGAGATGGTTCGGCTGCGCATGTTGTCCCCCCAACATTATCAGGCTCATCGGCGCCGTTCCGGGCGAGATCTATTCCACATCTCAGGGAGGGATCTGGGTTCACCTCTACGCCTCCAACACCGCTGAGATATCGCTCGACCGGAATAGGATCAGATTGACCCAGAGGACAAGGTATCCCTGGGATGGCGAAGTGGAAATCACGATCGAGCCTGAAAGCGAACCCGAATTTTCGCTGATGTTGAGGGTACCGGGCTGGTGCGACGGCGCGGATATCTCGGTGAACGGTCAGAAGATCGCCTCAGATGTCCAGCCGGGCCGATATTTCGAGCTTAAAAGGTCATGGCGTAAAGGGGACAAAGTCGAGCTTTCGATCCCGATGAGAGTTCAGATGTTGACCGCTCATCCCAGGGTCGAATCGAGCTGGAACAGGATAGCCTTCAAGCGGGGACCGATCATCTTCTGTCTGGAGCATGAGGATAATCCGGGCTTCGACGTCTGGTGTGCCGGGATCAGGGTTAATTCCGAACCCATCGCCGAATTCAGGCCCGATCTATTGGGCGGCGTGATGACGGTCAAGTGCGACGGGATCGCCTCTGAGATGGGGATATGGGAGGACAAGCTCTATCTGCCGATCGGATCTGTCTCCCAAACCGAAAGGCCGGTGAGGATAACCGCCATTCCGTACTACGCCTGGGCCAATAGAGATCCGGGCCCCATGACGGTCTGGATGAACAGGGCATAG
- a CDS encoding cytochrome b N-terminal domain-containing protein codes for MIGGFCFSRLAFALFLMQVITGILLAFYYVPHVEDANESVKDITYVVRFGWLVRSLHYWAAQLMVISSALHLLRMAIIGRFRLSCSYSWGLGVLILIAVMAVDFTGYLLRWDESTYWALSVGVNLIKHLPLVGGELYRMAVGEDDIGQPALTRFFVWHCFGIPLLIFALLNSKCWPCTRRRLSLYLRWISGRENDEEVYGMIGQELIYMTLALVILLALSFLLIPPIGARHEYGTPTEEANAPWMFLWIQEMLFHTSSLVGGVILPALTFGLLLLAPKLYRFNRFLPLAVTALIGALAIGLSAVRLLG; via the coding sequence ATGATCGGTGGGTTCTGCTTCTCCAGGCTTGCCTTCGCCCTCTTTCTAATGCAAGTCATCACCGGAATCCTGCTCGCCTTCTATTACGTCCCACATGTGGAGGATGCCAACGAATCGGTTAAGGATATAACCTATGTCGTCCGGTTCGGCTGGCTGGTCAGATCACTCCACTATTGGGCCGCTCAACTGATGGTCATCTCATCCGCGCTGCATCTTCTCAGGATGGCTATCATCGGCAGGTTCAGGTTGAGCTGTAGCTATAGCTGGGGATTGGGCGTGTTGATCCTGATCGCGGTGATGGCCGTGGATTTCACCGGATATCTTTTGAGATGGGATGAAAGCACGTACTGGGCGCTATCGGTGGGCGTGAATCTGATCAAGCATCTGCCGCTGGTGGGAGGGGAGCTCTACCGGATGGCGGTCGGCGAAGATGATATCGGCCAACCCGCTCTGACAAGGTTTTTCGTCTGGCACTGTTTCGGCATCCCGCTTCTGATCTTCGCCCTCCTGAATTCGAAATGCTGGCCCTGCACCAGGAGAAGGTTGAGCCTATATCTGAGGTGGATATCCGGAAGGGAGAACGATGAGGAGGTCTATGGGATGATCGGGCAGGAGCTGATCTACATGACCCTCGCCTTGGTGATACTTCTGGCGCTCTCCTTCCTTCTGATCCCACCCATAGGCGCAAGACACGAATACGGAACGCCGACGGAGGAGGCGAACGCCCCGTGGATGTTCCTCTGGATACAGGAGATGCTGTTTCATACCTCATCGCTTGTGGGCGGGGTGATTCTGCCGGCGTTAACCTTCGGGCTTCTCCTCCTGGCGCCTAAGCTTTACAGGTTTAACCGTTTTCTGCCTCTGGCCGTAACAGCCCTGATCGGTGCCTTGGCCATCGGGCTCTCAGCGGTGAGGTTACTGGGATGA
- a CDS encoding HAMP domain-containing histidine kinase, with product MEPDLPEELEKAVRKIVHEINDTLGAILSVVRFLQRERSEDKLERGLKIIEEIARNGIEFASKLRKIIPDEPQENEFKEIDLIGVLRKLISQLRYPDLIDAEVVLNTGPLERLIVRGNGRELCMAFEEIIRNGLEAIDENGMIEVRINRCGDEAIVEFIDTGSGMEEETMAQSFKPFFSTKGEGHLGLGLNVARGIVLKHGGRIEVESRVGLGTRVKIALPLSRR from the coding sequence ATGGAACCCGATCTCCCGGAGGAATTGGAAAAAGCCGTAAGGAAAATCGTGCACGAGATAAACGATACGCTCGGCGCTATCCTCTCGGTCGTTCGATTCCTTCAGCGGGAAAGATCCGAAGATAAGCTGGAGAGGGGTTTGAAGATCATAGAGGAAATAGCCCGGAACGGGATCGAATTCGCCTCAAAGCTGAGGAAGATCATACCGGATGAGCCCCAGGAAAACGAGTTTAAAGAGATAGATCTCATAGGTGTCCTGAGAAAGTTGATCTCCCAGCTACGCTATCCCGATCTGATCGACGCCGAGGTCGTCCTCAACACCGGACCGCTGGAACGCTTAATCGTGAGGGGAAATGGGAGAGAACTTTGCATGGCCTTCGAGGAGATAATCAGAAACGGCCTGGAAGCCATAGACGAAAACGGTATGATCGAGGTGAGGATCAACCGTTGTGGCGATGAGGCGATTGTGGAGTTCATCGATACGGGCTCAGGTATGGAGGAGGAGACGATGGCCCAATCCTTCAAGCCCTTTTTCTCAACGAAAGGTGAAGGACATCTGGGATTAGGACTCAACGTGGCGAGAGGGATCGTGCTTAAGCATGGGGGCCGCATAGAGGTGGAGAGCAGAGTGGGATTGGGGACAAGGGTGAAGATCGCCCTACCGCTTAGTCGCCGTTGA
- a CDS encoding PstS family phosphate ABC transporter substrate-binding protein, with the protein MKGFVFSLLVIGFALSVASADEILIKGSDTLLNLVQQLAERYMESHPDAEISVVGGGSGVGIAALIDNKVDIANSSRKIKPGEIKRAEERGINPVEFIIAMDGLSIIVNPENPVDKLTMEQLGAIYRGEIRNWKDVGGPKMRINLYGRQPSSGTFIFFREHVLRGDYSPRMRQMAGNAQIVEAVKHDRSGIGYVGLGYVKGAEGIKVLKIGKREKGRPLRYLSPLLFLTPSKPGVRKPDPKDYPLIRPLQQYTNGVPKGMVRDFILFEIGDEGQKVVEKVGFLRIAEKQKAKELRVLEGNR; encoded by the coding sequence ATGAAAGGTTTCGTGTTTTCGCTGCTTGTGATCGGGTTCGCCTTATCCGTCGCATCGGCGGATGAGATCCTGATTAAAGGCTCAGACACGCTTCTGAACCTGGTTCAACAGCTCGCTGAAAGATATATGGAGAGCCATCCTGACGCGGAGATATCCGTCGTCGGCGGTGGATCGGGCGTCGGAATCGCCGCTCTGATCGACAACAAGGTCGATATAGCTAACTCCTCCAGGAAGATCAAACCCGGGGAGATTAAAAGGGCCGAAGAACGCGGAATTAACCCCGTCGAGTTCATCATAGCCATGGACGGACTTTCCATCATAGTTAATCCCGAAAATCCCGTCGATAAACTCACGATGGAGCAGTTGGGAGCGATATATCGGGGTGAGATCAGGAACTGGAAGGATGTAGGCGGGCCGAAGATGAGGATCAACCTCTACGGCAGGCAGCCCTCTTCCGGGACGTTCATCTTCTTCAGAGAGCACGTCCTGAGGGGGGATTACTCCCCTAGAATGCGACAGATGGCCGGAAATGCTCAGATCGTAGAAGCCGTCAAGCATGACAGATCCGGTATAGGATACGTCGGGCTGGGATACGTTAAAGGAGCGGAAGGGATCAAGGTGTTGAAGATCGGAAAACGGGAAAAGGGCAGGCCGTTAAGATACCTCTCCCCGCTTCTCTTCCTGACCCCATCTAAACCCGGCGTGAGGAAACCCGATCCGAAGGATTATCCGCTCATAAGGCCGCTACAGCAGTATACGAACGGAGTCCCAAAAGGCATGGTCAGGGATTTCATCCTGTTCGAGATCGGCGATGAGGGACAAAAAGTGGTTGAGAAGGTCGGGTTTTTGAGGATAGCCGAGAAGCAAAAGGCGAAGGAGCTCAGGGTTTTAGAGGGGAATCGATGA